In Arthrobacter sp. CJ23, the genomic window GCTGGGACGCTGACTGGAGCGGGCTGCGCGTTGTGGTCACCGGCATCGGCGTCTCCGGCTTCGCCGCCGCCGACACCCTGATTGAACTCGGCGCCAAGGTGGTGGTGGTGGACGCCGCCACCACCGCCAAGGCCGCAGCACAGGCGGACACGCTGAAGATCGTCGGGGCCCTGGATGTCCTGCTCGGTCAGGACGCCGTGAACGCCCTTCCCCGGGTGGAGGGTGCGCTGCCCGAGCTCGTGGTGACATCACCGGGCTGGCGCCCGGACCAGGCCCTGCTGGCCGCCGCCAAACGCAAGCACATCCCGGTGTGGGGCGACGTCGAACTGGCCTGGCGCCTGCGGGAACGCAAGGGACGCAAGACGGCGGACTGGCTCGCCATCACCGGCACCAACGGCAAGACCACCACCGTGGGCATGACCGAATCCATGCTCCAGGCCGCGGGACTCAAGGCCATTGCCGTCGGCAACGTCGGCACGCCCATCCTTGACGCCCTCCGCGATCCCGTGGAATACGACGCGTTCGCCGTGGAACTCTCCAGCTTCCAGCTGCACTGGAGCCACTCGCTGTCCCCGGTGGCCAGTGTGTGCCTCAACGTTGCCGAGGACCACGTGGACTGGCACGGCTCCTACACGTCCTACCTGGCAGACAAAGCCAAGGTCTACGCGAACACGCAAAAGGCCGCCATTTTCAATGCCGAGCAGATCGAGACCGAGCGGATGGTGGAAGACGCCGACGTCGTGGAAGGCTGCCGTGCGATCGGTTTCACCACGCTGACCCCGGCGGTCAGCATGCTCGGCGTGGTCGAAGGGCTCTTGGTGGACCGCGCCTTCATCGCCGAACGCAAGGACTCGGCCGCGGAACTCGCCTCGATGGCGGACCTTGGCCCGGTGGCACCGCGCCATATGGTGGCCAACGCACTCGCGGCAGCCGCCCTGGTCCGCGCCTACGGCGTTGAACCGGCCGCCGTCCGGCAGGGACTGCTCAACTACCTGCCCGGCGACCACCGGATCCAGCCCATTGCCAAGCAAAACGGCGTGCTGTGGATCAACGACTCCAAGGCGACCAACCCGCACGCTGCCTCGGCCGCCCTGTCTGCCTTCCAGAACGTTGTGTGGATCGCAGGCGGACTGTCCAAGGGCGTCAACTATGACGAGCTGGTCAAGGAGCACGCCCCCAGGCTCAAGGCCGTGGTGCTGATCGGCACCGATACCGCGGACCTTGAAGCGTCCCTGCAGCGACACGCACCGGATGTCCCGGTGATCAGCCAGCCCAAGGGCGACACTGAAATGGTGCAGACCGCCGGAGCCGCCGCTTCGCCGATCTTCGGCGACACCGTGATGGCCCAGGCCGTTGCCTCGGCGGCGGAGGTGGCCGTTTCCGGCGACACGGTCCTCATGGCCCCCGCGGCTGCATCCATGGATCAGTTCTCTTCCTACGCTCACCGTGGCGACGCTTTCATCCAGGCAGTTCGCGAGCTCGTGGAAGGGCAGGCACAGACCACCGAGGAGTAGCACATGGTCAGCACGCCCACCCGTAATCGCGGCAAGGAACCCGCAGGAGGGCAGACCCGGCCCGTGGCGAAGGATGCCAAGCGGCCCTCCGGGCTCCGCGGACACCTCCGCGGCTTCTGGGACCGGGTTGAGGGCAAGAGCAAGGCCCCCAACAGCTCCACGTACTACCTGATCCTCGGCTGTGCGCTGGCCCTGACGGCCATCGGCATCATGATGGTGCTCTCCGCGTCCAGCGTCGAAGCCATTTCCGAGGGCAAGTCGCCGTACGCCGACGCCATGAAGCAGGCCGGCTTCGGGGCGATCGGGGTGGTGGGGATGTACGTCATCTCCCGCACCGACGTCAGCTGGATGAAAAGGTTGTCCTGGTGGGCCCTGGGCGCCGTGGTCGTTCTGCTTGTCCTCGTCCAGGTCATGGGCCGCAGCGTCAACGGCAACAAGAACTGGATCGACTTCGGCGGGGTTACGCTCCAACCCTCGGAGACCGCCAAGCTGGTCCTGTGCATCTGGATCGCGGCCGTGCTGGCGCGGAAGCAGAAACTGCTCCACCGCTGGTGGCACGTCATCATCCCCGTTATTCCGGGGGCCGGGCTGGTCATTGTTCTTGTCATGCTGGGCAACGACCTCGGCACGGTCATCGTTATCGCGGCCATCCTGGCGGCCGGGCTGTTCTTCGCCGGTGTTCCCGCACGGATGCTGTTGATCGCCGGCGTCATAGGCGCCATCGGCGCCACGGTTGCCACCGCCAGCAGCGCCAACCGCATCTGCCGCATCACGTCCTGGCTCGGCAACCCCTCACAAAGCTGCATTGAGCAGTTCGACTTCGCATTCCAGTCCACGAACGGCATGTACGGACTGGCGCAGGGCAGCTGGACCGGCCTCGGACTCGGCCAGAGCCGGCAGAAGTACAACTGGCTCCCCGAGGCCCACAACGACTTCATCTTCGCCATCATCGGCGAGGAACTGGGACTCGTGGGCACCACCGTGGTGCTGGTGCTCTTCGCCATCCTGGGCATCGCCATCTTCCGGGTGGTGGTCCGCCAGAAGGATCCCTTCCAGCGCACCCTGGCCGGCGGAATCATGGTCTGGCTCCTGGGTCAGGCATGCATGAACATGGCGGTGGTCACGCAGCTGCTCCCGGTTATCGGCGTGCCGTTGCCATTCATCTCCTATGGCGGTTCTGCGTTGGTGATGTCGCTATGCGGGGTGGGCGTAGTGTTGTCTTTGGCCCGGTCCCAGCTGGCTCCCAGCCACCGCCCCCGGCTGTTCCCGTGGCGTCCTTCGAAAACTGCACGAAAGCGTATTAGCACTTCATGAATCGCGAGTCCTTGCCCCAGCCAGCCGCAGCCCCCCAGCCAGGCTCCGAGCCCCAGCCCAGCACAGGGCCCCTGTCCGTGGTCCTTGCCGGCGGTGGAACGGCGGGCCACATCAGCCCGCTCCTTGCGATCGCCGACGCCGTGAAGGCATCCCGCCCGGAGGCGGCCATCCTCGCCGTGGGTACCCCGGGCGGCATGGAAACGCGCCTGGTGCCCGAGGCCGGCTACGAACTGGCGACGATCGACCGCGTGCCGTTCCCGCGGAAGCCGTCCCTCGATCTCCTGAAGCTCCCGGGCCGGCTGGCGGGCGCGGTCCGGCAGGCCGGCCGCATCCTGGACGAGGCCCACGCGGACGTGCTGGTGGGTGTCGGCGGTTATGTCTGCACCCCCATGTACCTGGCCGCGCGCCGCCGCAGGATCCCCATCGTCATCCACGAGGCCAACACGCGGCCGGGCCTGGCCAACCGCGTTGGCGCGCTCTTCAGCAAACACGTCGCAGTGGCCTTCGCCGGGACCCGCCTGCGGCACGCCCGCCATGTGGGCATGCCCATGCGCCGGGCCATCTCCGGCCTGGACCGCGCCGCTGCCGCGCCCGCGGCCAAGGCAGCGCTGGGGCTCGACGCCGGCCGGCCCGCCCTGATCGTCACCGGCGGCTCCTCCGGAGCCCTGAGCATCAACCGCACCATCGCCGGCGCCCTTGGTGCCCTGGCCGGTGCCGGCATCCAGACACTGCACATCACCGGCCGCGGGAAGGCCGTCGTGGACGCCGACGGCGGCCTGCTGGCCGCCGAGGGCTACCGGCAGGTGGAATATGTGGACGGCATGGAAAACGTGTACGCCGCCGCCGATGTCCTCCTGGCTCGCGCCGGAGCCGCAACGGTCAGCGAAGTGGCAGCCGTCGGCGTCCCCGCCGTTTTCGTCCCCCTGCCCATCGGCAACGGCGAGCAGGCCCTGAACGCCGCTGCCCTGGTAGAGGCCGGGGGAGCCCTCCTAGTGGACGATAAGGCATTGAGCGCCGCTTGGCTGGCGGCCGAGCTGATCCCCTTGCTCGGGGACAAGGAGCGGCTCGACGACATGGCCCGGAGGTCCGAGGCACTCGGCATCAGAAACGCCGATCAGCGCATGGCTGATCTTGTCCTGGAAGCGGTATCCGCATGACACCCCAGCTTGAACTCCCGTCCCTTGGCCGTGTCCACTTCATTGGGATCGGCGGCGTGGGCATGTCCGCCGTGGCCCGGATCATGGTGGCCCGCGGTGTTGCCGTGAGCGGTTCCGACGCCAAGGATCTCCCGGTCATGCGAGACCTCGCGGCCGCCGGCGCCAGGATCGCGGTCGGCTACGCAGCGGAGAACCTCGGCGATGCCCAGACCGTCGTGGCCGGATCCGCTATCCGGGCCGACAACCCGGAACTCGCGGCCGCCCGTGCCGCAGGCCTCCCGGTGCTGCACCGCTCCGAGGCCCTGGCCGCCACCATGGCGAACGACCGCGTGGTCACTGTCGCCGGAACGCACGGCAAGTCCACCACCACCTCGATGGTGGCCGTCCTCCTGAAGGAGGCCGGACTGGACCCGTCCTTCGCAATCGGCGCCAACGTGCCGGCCCTCGGCGTGAACGCTGCCCACGGGGCCTCGGACATCTTCGTGGCAGAGGCGGATGAATCCGACGGTTCCTTCCTGAATTACCGGCCGCTGATCGCGGTCGTCACGAACGTCGAGGCCGACCACCTGGACCACTACGGCACGGCCGAGGCCGTGTACGCCTCCTTTGATGCGTTCGCGGCGCTCCTGCCCGCCAGCGGAGCCCTGCTGGCCTGTGCCGACGACGCCGGCGCCCGTGCCCTGGCCGCGCGCACCACGGAGCGAGGGACCACGCGCGTGCTGACGTACGGCACCTCCGAGGACGCCGATATCCGGCTGTACGACGGCGGACCCGGCGACGTCTGGGTGTCCGACGGCGGCGAACGCCACCGTCTGGACCTCCAGGTCCCCGGTCGGCACAACGCCCTCAACGCGGCCGCTGCCTTCGCCGTTGCCGTCGAGCTCGGGGTGGATGCCGCAGCCGCTGCTGCCGCGCTGGGCCACTTCAGCGGCGCCTCGCGCCGGTTCGAGTTCAAGGGCGAGGGGGGCGGAATCCGTGTCTACGACGACTACGCCCACCACCCCACGGAAGTCCGGGCCGCGCTGTCGGCCGCCCGCTCTGTGGCCGGCGGGAACAAGGTCCATGTCCTGTTCCAGCCGCACCTTTTCTCCCGGACCCGTGAATTCGCGCGCGAATTTGCCGAGGCGCTCAACACGGCCGATACCGCGCTGGTCCTGGACATCTACCCGGCCCGGGAGGACCCGATCCCCGGCGTCACCAGCACGCTGATCACCGAGCACCTGACGTTCGGGGGCCTTGTGGCTGCAGGCGAGGACGCAGTGGCCGCAGTGCTGGCAGCGGCCGGCCAGGGCGACATCGTGCTGACCGTCGGCGCGGGGGACGTGACTTCCTACGGGCCGCGGATCGTCGAGGCCCTCGGTGGCTAGCCCCCGGAAACCTGGCCTCAGGCCCGGCGCGACGTCCCGGCCGGGCGTTTCGTCGGAATCCGGCGCCGTCATCAGCGCCGAGCGTGCCATCGAACCCGAGGCGCCGCAGTCCGGGAAGCCGCAGACCAAGAGTCCGCAGGCCAAGAGTCCACAGCCCGGCAGCAATGTCATCGAGTTCCCGGAGCCCAAGGGGCGTCGGAAACGCCGCATCCTCCTGTGGGTCGCCGCAGCCGTGGCAGCGTTTGTGGCCGCCGTGGTTGCCGGGGCCGTCTACTCTCCGGTCCTTGCGGTCCAGACCATCACCGTGGACGGAACCAAGCTGCTGGCTCCGGCCGCCGTGCAGAAGGCACTCGCCGCCGTCGAGGGCAAACCGCTCCCGCAGCTCAGCGAGCAGGAAGTCACGGAGCTCCTCAAACCGCTCGTTCAGGTCCGCTCGGCGACCATCGAGGCCAGGCCGCCGTCGGAACTGCTGGTGCATGTTGTCGAACGCGTGCCCGTGGCGTTGGCCAAGCAGGGGGAGTCGTACGTCATGGTCGATGTGGACGGCATCCACCTCGGGGTCACGAAGGATCCCGCCGAGGTGCCGCTTCCGCTGATCGATGCAGGCGCCGGCACCACCAACACCGAGCTGTTCAAGGTCATCACCGCCGTCCTGGACACCCTCCCTGCGGACGTGCTGGCAAAGCTCTCCGCGGCCTCGGCCAAGTCGGCGGACGCCGTGGAGCTGCGCCTGGACGACGGCAAGACGGTAGTGTGGGGCAATGCCGAGGACAAAGAGCTCAAAGCCAAGGCGCTGGAGGCTCTCCTGAAGATGCCGCCGAACCCCAAGGTTCCCATCAACGTCTACGACGTCAGCACACCGCGGCATCCATTCACCAAATAGAGGCAGCAGCAGGTAACAAGTGACCGGACAGGGCCTTATTTCGCCCCATTCAGGCGACACGCGGAAGCGGTCATTGAATGTGCGAACCATAGGAAATACGGTCACCAGTAGAGTTACTTGACATAACAACAACCTTCAACTAGAGGGTTAAGGTCCAGACTTCACGTTGGACTCGATCAGTTTCGCTAATAGGACACAAGCAAGGGGCACGAAACGTGGCAGCACCGCAGAACTACTTGGCCGTCATCAAGGTCGTCGGCATCGGCGGCGGTGGCGTGAACGCAGTCAACCGGATGATCGAAGTCGGCCTTCGCGGCGTCGAATTCATCGCGATCAACACCGACGCGCAGGCGCTGCTCATGAGTGATGCGGACGTCAAGCTCGACGTCGGACGCGAGCTCACCCGTGGCCTGGGCGCCGGCGCCAACCCGGAGGTCGGCAAGCAGGCTGCAGAGGACCACGCCGATGAGATCGAAGAAGTTCTGCGCGGCGCGGACATGGTCTTCGTCACCGCCGGCGAGGGTGGTGGCACCGGAACCGGTGGTGCCCCCGTCGTTGCGCGCATCGCCCGCTCCCTGGGTGCGCTGACCATCGGTGTTGTCACCCGTCCGTTCACCTTCGAAGGCCGCCGCCGTGCGGGCTCCGCGGAGGCCGGCATCGACGCCCTGCGCGACGAAGTCGACACGCTGATCGTCATCCCGAACGACCGGCTCCTGTCCATCAGCGACCGCAACGTCTCCGTCCTGGACGCTTTCCGCTCCGCTGACCAGGTGCTCCTCTCCGGCGTCCAGGGCATCACTGACCTCATCACCACACCGGGCCTGATCAACCTTGACTTCGCCGACGTCAAGTCGGTCATGCAGGGTGCAGGCTCCGCGCTCATGGGCATCGGCTCCGCCCGTGGCGAAGACCGCGCAGTGAAGGCCGCGGAACTGGCCATCGCGTCCCCGCTGCTCGAGGCTTCCATCGACGGTGCCCACGGTGTCCTGCTCTCCATCCAGGGCGGCTCCGACCTCGGACTGTTCGAAATCAACGAGGCCGCACGACTGGTCCAGGAAGTGGCCCACCCGGAGGCCAACATCATCTTCGGTGCCGTCATTGACGACGCCCTGGGTGACGAGGCCCGTGTCACCGTCATTGCCGCCGGCTTCGACGACGTCAAGGCCACCTCGCCGTCCATGGACCAGTCGCGTCCCGCGGTTGCGCCGGTTGAACGCGCGGTTGCTCCGGCATCCGCCCCGGCACACGCCGCCGCACCGCACCACGTCCCCGCCAGCATCGGCGCCTCGGGCCTGAGCAACTGGGGCCAGCAGCGCCCCTCCGCCCTGCCTGCGGACTCCGGCTTCGACGTCGACCTTCCCGCCGTGGTGGAGCCGGACCTGTCCGGCAGCCGCACCGACGACCTCGACGTCCCGGACTTCCTGAAGTAGGAAGTCCTCCGCAAAGTTCAGGAGACGCAGTTACCGGTGTTTTGGTGGCGGAATGAAGTGCGGCCGGGCGTATCGCTCGCCTTCACCGACGCGGGCGCCGGCAATCTGGCCCTGCACGTGGGAGATGACCCCGAAGAAGTGATGGCCCGCCGGGCCGCGCTGGAAACAGCAGCGGGGCTCGGCGGCCGGTATTTCCAGTACATGGACCAGGTCCACGGCAACACGGTGGAATTCATTGACGCCCTGGGTCCCGGCCCCACCGCCGACGCCATGGTCTCCGACGGCCAGCCCCTCGCCGTCATGGTGGCCGACTGCGTTCCCGTGGTGTTGCTGGGTGAAGGCCCCGCCCCGGACAAGCCCATCCTGGCCGTGGCCCACGCCGGCCGCCCCGGCGTAGCCTCGCGCGTGGTTCCGGCAACCGTGGCGGAGATGCGGCTCCGCGGAGCCACGGGCATCCGCGCCTGGATCGGCCCCTCCGTGTGCGGCGCCTGCTACGAGGTCCCCGCGGACATGCGAGCCGCAGTCGCCATGATTGAGCCGGCCACCTGGTCGGAGACGTCCTGGGGAACCCCCGGCCTCGATCTCCCCGCAGGCGTCCGGGCACAATTGGCGGCTGTTGACGTGGACCTTGCCTATTCCGGCGAATGCACACTGGAAAACGACTCACTTTTCTCCTACCGGCGCGATCCGCAGAGCGGTCGATTCGCAGGTTTGGTATGGACGCATGACTGATCACCCCCACCCCGCAGCCCAGGACGCCGCCGGCGACGCCCGTCCTGTCGACCAGCGCAGCGCAGTGCTCCGGGAACGGCTGGCGGCCGTGCGCCACCGCATCAGTGCGGCCACCTTGGCTGCGGGACGCATCGATGAGCCCCTCCTGGTCGTCGTCACCAAGTTCCATCCCGCAGCGGATGTCCGCCGTCTCGTGGCCCTTGGGGTTGCCGACGTCGGCGAGAACCGAGACCAGGAGGCGTCTGCCAAGGCGGCGGAGCTCAGCGGCCTGGATGTCCGCTGGCATTTCATCGGCCAGCTTCAGAGCAACAAGGCCAAATCCGTGGTCAAGTACGCGCATTCGGTGCAGTCCGTCGACCGCCTCCAGCTCGCCGATGCCCTCGCCAAGGCTGTGGCGCGCGAACAGGACGCAACAGGGCGGCCGGACCTGGACTGCTACATCCAGGTGAGCCTCGAAGACGACGGCGGTGAGCACCGCGGCGGGGCCGCTCCTGACGAGCTCGGATTGTTGGCGGAACGGATCGAATCGGCCGCGGGCCTTCACCTTGCCGGTGTCATGGCCGTAGCGCCCCTCGGTGCCCACCCCGAAGCGGCCTTCGAACGGCTCGCCCGGATATCGGCGGCCCTGCGCGCCAATCACCCGGCCGCCGTCGGGGTCTCCGCCGGCATGAGCCAGGACCTTGAAGCGGCGATCAAATTCGGGGCGACACACCTGAGGATCGGATCCGATATTCTCGGTTCAAGGCCGGCCGTGCGGTAGCGTCAAAGTATTGGAACGACGGGCCGGGATTCCAACAACGTCAAGTCATGGCGGCCCGCCTACTGCAGACACGATAGGAGTCCACCATGGCTGGCGCTTTGCGCAAGACAATGATCTATCTTGGGCTGGCCGACGGCGAGGACCACTACGAGTCTGAGCCCCACGCAGCGCACAAGGACGAGGACCACTCCGAGGACCGTGAGCGTGAAGAACGCCGTGCTCCTGCCCCCGTCCGGGAAGTTGTCCGTGAAGTACCCCATCTTGTCGCCGAAGAGGAATACCGCGCACCCGTGACACCCATCAAGCGTGCGGCAGCAAGCCGCGAAGACGTCTCTGGCCTGAGGCAGATTACCACCGTCCACCCCCGCTCCTACAACGATGCCAAGATCATCGGCGAGAGCTTCCGCGACGGCATCCCCGTCATCATGAACGTGACAGACATGGGGGAAGCGGACGCCAAGCGGCTCGTCGACTTCTCCGCCGGCCTGGTGTTCGGCCTGCACGGCAGCATCGAACGCGTGACGAACAAGGTCTTCCTGCTCTCGCCGTCGTACGTTGAGGTCATCGGGGACGACAAGAAGGCCAGCGAAACGCAGGCCAGCTTCTTCAACCAGAGCTGACAACAGAATTTCCAGATGCCAGGCGGGTCAACCGGCCTGGCATCTGTGTTGCAATAATAGGGACCGAGCAACAATCCAAAACAAGTGGGAGATCTGAGCTAACTCGTGGGCATTGTTTTCGGCCTTATCCATATAGCGCTGCTGCTGTTTTTCATCACTCTGATCATCAGGCTTGTCTTTGAGTGGGTCCAGATGTTCGCCCGGCAGTGGCGGCCGCGCGGCGCCGCGCTGGTCACCGCGCATGTTGTGTATTCGGTCACTGATCCGCCGATCAAGCGGTTGCGGCGGCTGGTGCCGCCCCTGCAGCTGGGTGGTGTCTCCCTCGACCTCGGCTTCCTGATCCTGTTCATAGTCGTCTACATCCTGATGGCCGTGACACTTGGCTTGACATAGATTTTCCCGCGAAGCGGGGCCCGGGGAACGGCAGCGTTCCCACTGGTCCAGGCCCGTGAATTCTCCAATCCAACACGATGGTGTTGAATTGGAGGAACCAGACGATATTTAGGTACCGTAGTTTTGAACGGCCGGAAGGCCTACTGACTAACTAGACCAATGAGGTGACCAGATGGCTTTGACGCCAGAAGACGTTGTCAACAAGCGCTTTCAGCCGACCAAGTTCCGCGAAGGCTACGACCAGGATGAGGTAGACGACTTCCTCGACGAGATCGTCGTCGAACTCCGTCGCCTGAACCAGGAAAACGACGAGCTCCGCAAGAAGCTGGGCGAGAGCGGTGCCGCCGTGCCCGCAGCCACTGCCGCAGCCCCCGTGGTCGAAAAGGTTCCTGCCCCCGTCAAGGTTGACAAGGAAGCCGAAGCAAAGGCCGAGGCCGAAGCCAAGGCTGCCGCCGCTGCCAAGGCAAAGGAAGCCGAGAAGGCTGCAGCCGCAGCCGCTCCGGCCCCCGCAGCCGCCGCGGGTGTCACCCCCTCTGCCGAATCCGCTGCAGGCCTGCTGGCCATGGCCCAGCAGATGCACGACAAGCACGTCGCAGACGGTGCCCAGCAGAAGGACAAGATCATCGCCGAGGCACAGATCGAGGCCTCCAGCCTGGTCAACGATGCCCAGGAGAAGTCCCGCAAGATCCTCGGCGCCCTGGAGCAGCAGCGCTCCGTCCTGGAACGCAAGGTGGAGCAGCTCCGCGGCTTCGAGCGTGACTACCGCTCGCGCCTCAAGGCCTACATCGAAGGCCAGCTGCGCGATCTTGACGCCCGTGGCTCCGTTGCCGCCCCCGAGGTCGGCGAAGCGACTGCTGACGTCTAAGCAAGTATTCTAAAGGCCGGTGGCTGAGGACTCCTCGGCCGCCGGCCTTTGCTGTTAACGCCTAGTCAGCAGCCCGCCACGGTTCCCGAATGAAAGCACTATGACCGACGAACACACGGACGGCACCACACTGCCGGCCCCCATAGTCCGCCACACCTGGCGCCCGGCCATGCTCTGGCTGTTTGCCGGTTTTGCCGT contains:
- the murD gene encoding UDP-N-acetylmuramoyl-L-alanine--D-glutamate ligase, which codes for MGGAAVNGNPESMTANDRLAGLTSWDADWSGLRVVVTGIGVSGFAAADTLIELGAKVVVVDAATTAKAAAQADTLKIVGALDVLLGQDAVNALPRVEGALPELVVTSPGWRPDQALLAAAKRKHIPVWGDVELAWRLRERKGRKTADWLAITGTNGKTTTVGMTESMLQAAGLKAIAVGNVGTPILDALRDPVEYDAFAVELSSFQLHWSHSLSPVASVCLNVAEDHVDWHGSYTSYLADKAKVYANTQKAAIFNAEQIETERMVEDADVVEGCRAIGFTTLTPAVSMLGVVEGLLVDRAFIAERKDSAAELASMADLGPVAPRHMVANALAAAALVRAYGVEPAAVRQGLLNYLPGDHRIQPIAKQNGVLWINDSKATNPHAASAALSAFQNVVWIAGGLSKGVNYDELVKEHAPRLKAVVLIGTDTADLEASLQRHAPDVPVISQPKGDTEMVQTAGAAASPIFGDTVMAQAVASAAEVAVSGDTVLMAPAAASMDQFSSYAHRGDAFIQAVRELVEGQAQTTEE
- the ftsW gene encoding putative lipid II flippase FtsW, whose amino-acid sequence is MVSTPTRNRGKEPAGGQTRPVAKDAKRPSGLRGHLRGFWDRVEGKSKAPNSSTYYLILGCALALTAIGIMMVLSASSVEAISEGKSPYADAMKQAGFGAIGVVGMYVISRTDVSWMKRLSWWALGAVVVLLVLVQVMGRSVNGNKNWIDFGGVTLQPSETAKLVLCIWIAAVLARKQKLLHRWWHVIIPVIPGAGLVIVLVMLGNDLGTVIVIAAILAAGLFFAGVPARMLLIAGVIGAIGATVATASSANRICRITSWLGNPSQSCIEQFDFAFQSTNGMYGLAQGSWTGLGLGQSRQKYNWLPEAHNDFIFAIIGEELGLVGTTVVLVLFAILGIAIFRVVVRQKDPFQRTLAGGIMVWLLGQACMNMAVVTQLLPVIGVPLPFISYGGSALVMSLCGVGVVLSLARSQLAPSHRPRLFPWRPSKTARKRISTS
- the murG gene encoding undecaprenyldiphospho-muramoylpentapeptide beta-N-acetylglucosaminyltransferase; the encoded protein is MNRESLPQPAAAPQPGSEPQPSTGPLSVVLAGGGTAGHISPLLAIADAVKASRPEAAILAVGTPGGMETRLVPEAGYELATIDRVPFPRKPSLDLLKLPGRLAGAVRQAGRILDEAHADVLVGVGGYVCTPMYLAARRRRIPIVIHEANTRPGLANRVGALFSKHVAVAFAGTRLRHARHVGMPMRRAISGLDRAAAAPAAKAALGLDAGRPALIVTGGSSGALSINRTIAGALGALAGAGIQTLHITGRGKAVVDADGGLLAAEGYRQVEYVDGMENVYAAADVLLARAGAATVSEVAAVGVPAVFVPLPIGNGEQALNAAALVEAGGALLVDDKALSAAWLAAELIPLLGDKERLDDMARRSEALGIRNADQRMADLVLEAVSA
- the murC gene encoding UDP-N-acetylmuramate--L-alanine ligase translates to MTPQLELPSLGRVHFIGIGGVGMSAVARIMVARGVAVSGSDAKDLPVMRDLAAAGARIAVGYAAENLGDAQTVVAGSAIRADNPELAAARAAGLPVLHRSEALAATMANDRVVTVAGTHGKSTTTSMVAVLLKEAGLDPSFAIGANVPALGVNAAHGASDIFVAEADESDGSFLNYRPLIAVVTNVEADHLDHYGTAEAVYASFDAFAALLPASGALLACADDAGARALAARTTERGTTRVLTYGTSEDADIRLYDGGPGDVWVSDGGERHRLDLQVPGRHNALNAAAAFAVAVELGVDAAAAAAALGHFSGASRRFEFKGEGGGIRVYDDYAHHPTEVRAALSAARSVAGGNKVHVLFQPHLFSRTREFAREFAEALNTADTALVLDIYPAREDPIPGVTSTLITEHLTFGGLVAAGEDAVAAVLAAAGQGDIVLTVGAGDVTSYGPRIVEALGG
- a CDS encoding cell division protein FtsQ/DivIB produces the protein MASPRKPGLRPGATSRPGVSSESGAVISAERAIEPEAPQSGKPQTKSPQAKSPQPGSNVIEFPEPKGRRKRRILLWVAAAVAAFVAAVVAGAVYSPVLAVQTITVDGTKLLAPAAVQKALAAVEGKPLPQLSEQEVTELLKPLVQVRSATIEARPPSELLVHVVERVPVALAKQGESYVMVDVDGIHLGVTKDPAEVPLPLIDAGAGTTNTELFKVITAVLDTLPADVLAKLSAASAKSADAVELRLDDGKTVVWGNAEDKELKAKALEALLKMPPNPKVPINVYDVSTPRHPFTK
- the ftsZ gene encoding cell division protein FtsZ, which translates into the protein MAAPQNYLAVIKVVGIGGGGVNAVNRMIEVGLRGVEFIAINTDAQALLMSDADVKLDVGRELTRGLGAGANPEVGKQAAEDHADEIEEVLRGADMVFVTAGEGGGTGTGGAPVVARIARSLGALTIGVVTRPFTFEGRRRAGSAEAGIDALRDEVDTLIVIPNDRLLSISDRNVSVLDAFRSADQVLLSGVQGITDLITTPGLINLDFADVKSVMQGAGSALMGIGSARGEDRAVKAAELAIASPLLEASIDGAHGVLLSIQGGSDLGLFEINEAARLVQEVAHPEANIIFGAVIDDALGDEARVTVIAAGFDDVKATSPSMDQSRPAVAPVERAVAPASAPAHAAAPHHVPASIGASGLSNWGQQRPSALPADSGFDVDLPAVVEPDLSGSRTDDLDVPDFLK
- a CDS encoding polyphenol oxidase family protein; its protein translation is MFWWRNEVRPGVSLAFTDAGAGNLALHVGDDPEEVMARRAALETAAGLGGRYFQYMDQVHGNTVEFIDALGPGPTADAMVSDGQPLAVMVADCVPVVLLGEGPAPDKPILAVAHAGRPGVASRVVPATVAEMRLRGATGIRAWIGPSVCGACYEVPADMRAAVAMIEPATWSETSWGTPGLDLPAGVRAQLAAVDVDLAYSGECTLENDSLFSYRRDPQSGRFAGLVWTHD
- a CDS encoding YggS family pyridoxal phosphate-dependent enzyme, yielding MTDHPHPAAQDAAGDARPVDQRSAVLRERLAAVRHRISAATLAAGRIDEPLLVVVTKFHPAADVRRLVALGVADVGENRDQEASAKAAELSGLDVRWHFIGQLQSNKAKSVVKYAHSVQSVDRLQLADALAKAVAREQDATGRPDLDCYIQVSLEDDGGEHRGGAAPDELGLLAERIESAAGLHLAGVMAVAPLGAHPEAAFERLARISAALRANHPAAVGVSAGMSQDLEAAIKFGATHLRIGSDILGSRPAVR
- a CDS encoding cell division protein SepF yields the protein MAGALRKTMIYLGLADGEDHYESEPHAAHKDEDHSEDREREERRAPAPVREVVREVPHLVAEEEYRAPVTPIKRAAASREDVSGLRQITTVHPRSYNDAKIIGESFRDGIPVIMNVTDMGEADAKRLVDFSAGLVFGLHGSIERVTNKVFLLSPSYVEVIGDDKKASETQASFFNQS
- a CDS encoding YggT family protein, with amino-acid sequence MGIVFGLIHIALLLFFITLIIRLVFEWVQMFARQWRPRGAALVTAHVVYSVTDPPIKRLRRLVPPLQLGGVSLDLGFLILFIVVYILMAVTLGLT
- a CDS encoding DivIVA domain-containing protein, with the translated sequence MALTPEDVVNKRFQPTKFREGYDQDEVDDFLDEIVVELRRLNQENDELRKKLGESGAAVPAATAAAPVVEKVPAPVKVDKEAEAKAEAEAKAAAAAKAKEAEKAAAAAAPAPAAAAGVTPSAESAAGLLAMAQQMHDKHVADGAQQKDKIIAEAQIEASSLVNDAQEKSRKILGALEQQRSVLERKVEQLRGFERDYRSRLKAYIEGQLRDLDARGSVAAPEVGEATADV